Proteins found in one Hydrogenispora ethanolica genomic segment:
- a CDS encoding ABC transporter ATP-binding protein, translating to MNVPSGTEIDLALPRAIPAPKVAPVILNSDDRFDAKLKIDRLYKSYTVAGKEIQALADINLEIRRGEFVAIVGPSGCGKSTLLNLIAGLDRADSGTIESFDDPHGGACKRLLIFQESSLFPWLNVFDNVAYGLKLRNFSKPVIQALVEQYLSMVHLWPFKDACVHQLSGGMKQRVALARALVLKPEILLMDEAFAALDVQTKQDMYRLLLEIWKKTGVTILFVTHNVDEALMLSNRIVLLSSHPGRIKREFPVDLGYPRSGEDWPFRELRSEIVAEFMNEPGDIQGGIAGEKAN from the coding sequence ATGAACGTACCCAGCGGGACGGAGATCGATCTGGCCTTGCCCAGAGCGATACCTGCGCCCAAGGTAGCGCCGGTTATCTTGAATAGTGACGACCGGTTCGACGCCAAATTGAAGATCGACCGGCTTTATAAATCATATACGGTGGCGGGGAAAGAGATTCAGGCGCTAGCTGATATCAATCTGGAAATCCGGCGCGGCGAATTCGTGGCGATCGTCGGTCCTTCGGGATGCGGCAAAAGTACCCTGCTGAATCTCATCGCCGGACTGGACCGCGCGGATAGCGGGACGATCGAAAGCTTTGACGATCCGCACGGCGGAGCCTGCAAACGGCTGCTGATCTTTCAGGAATCGTCCTTATTTCCGTGGCTGAATGTCTTCGACAATGTGGCTTACGGCTTAAAACTGCGCAATTTTTCCAAACCGGTCATTCAGGCGTTGGTCGAGCAGTATCTGTCCATGGTACATTTATGGCCGTTCAAGGATGCCTGCGTCCATCAACTCTCGGGCGGCATGAAACAACGGGTCGCGCTGGCCCGCGCCTTGGTCCTAAAACCGGAGATCTTGTTGATGGATGAGGCGTTTGCCGCTCTGGACGTGCAGACCAAGCAGGACATGTACCGACTCCTGCTGGAGATCTGGAAAAAGACCGGCGTGACCATTCTGTTTGTCACGCATAACGTCGATGAGGCGCTGATGCTCAGCAACAGAATTGTCTTGTTGTCTTCGCATCCGGGGCGGATCAAACGGGAGTTTCCGGTGGATTTGGGTTATCCGCGCTCCGGGGAGGATTGGCCTTTCCGGGAACTGCGGAGCGAGATCGTCGCGGAGTTCATGAATGAACCCGGTGATATTCAAGGAGGAATTGCCGGTGAAAAAGCTAACTAG